The sequence GGGAGATGAACCGTTTCAAGGGCGACATGAAGAACGAGCTCGTCGGAATCGGCGCCCTCCTGCAGGCGGAAGAGGACGGTGCGACCATCATCAAGGGCATCGTTGTCGGCGGCCCGGCGGACAAGCAGGGTTCCCTGAAGCTCAACGACCGAGTCGTCGGCGTGGACACGGTGAACAGCGGCACGGCGGAGGGCATGACGGACATCATGTTCATGCCCATCGACAAGGTGGTCGAGCTCATCCGCGGCAAGCAGGGCACCGAGGTTGGGCTCAAGGTGGAGCCTTCCGGAGGCGCCCCGGGAGCAACCAAGATCGTCGTCATAGAGCGCGACAAGGTGGAGCTGAAGGACGAGCAGGCCAGCGGCGAACTCATTGAGATGAAAAACGCAAAGGGAGAGGTTCGCAGGATCGGCGTCATCACGCTGCCTTCCTTCTACGCGGATTTCGACGAGGGTCTGACACGCTGCTCGGTGGATGTGGAGCGCATCCTCATGCGCCTGATGGAGGGTAAGATGGACGGCCTGATCTTCGACCTGCGCAACAACGGCGGGGGATCGCTCGAGGAAGTGCGCAGGATGACTGGCTTCTTCGTGCCGGCAGGCCCGGTGGTGCAGGTGAAGAATACGCTCGGCCAGGTGCAGGTGAAGGATTCCGACGGCGGCAAGCCCATCTACGGCGGCCCCATGGTGGTGATGATCGACAAGAGCAGCGCCTCCGCCAGCGAGATCCTTGCCGGCGCCCTGCAGGATTACAACCGCGCGGTCGTCGTCGGGGATTCCTCGACCTTCGGCAAGGGAACCGTGCAGCAGCCGATGGACATCGGCAGGATGCTGCCGCTCTTCGCCGTCCGCGACAAGGCGGGCTTCCTCAAGGTGACGATCCAGAAGTTCTACCGCCCGTCCGGTTCCTCGACGCAGATGGATGGGGTGGTGCCCAACATCACCTTGCCGAGCATCATGGACGCGATCGACATCGGCGAGGCGCATCTGGAGAACGCCCTGCCGCACGACAGGATCAGGCCGGCGGCTGACTTCAGGGCGCTGGATCCGCAGGCGCTTTTCCTGCCCAGGCTGAAGGAGCTCAGCCAAGAGCGTGTCGCCGCGTGCCGGGACTTCACCTACGTGATCGAGGACGTGATCAAGGCCAAGGAGCGTATCAAGGAAAACACGGTGTCGCTCAACAAGGCAGCCCGTGAGAAGGAATTGGCGGAGGCGGATGTCCAGAAGAAGGAGCGCAATGCGGAGCGTCTTGCGCGGTTCGCGGAGATTTCCGCCCAGGACGAAAAACGGCTGACCTTCTACAAGCTCACCCTGGACGACCTGGAGAAGGGTGCGGATTTGAAGGCCTATGACCCGTCCAAGGAAAACGCGGATTACATGCGCCGCGCCGTGGATGCGACAGACAGCCTCGACGACACGCCGAAGTGGCCGTCCGGCCTGAACCCGGAGAAGCGCGAGGCGATGCACATCCTCCGGGATCTTGTCGATGAGACGGAAAAGGCGAAGATGGTCGGCCTGCTCAAGGGCGATGCCAGGGAGCGCTGATGTCTGCAATCCCGGGACAGCTTGCCGAGATCAGGGAAAGGATCTCCTCCGCTTGCCGGGACGCGGGGCGTGATCCGGGCTCCGCCCGGCTTGTCGCGGTTTCAAAGACCTTTCCTGTGGAGGATATCCGCGTTGCCGCAGAAGCGGGGCAATGCGCTTTCGGCGAGAGCAGGCTGCAGGAGGCGGAGGCCAAGATCCCCTCGTTCCCTGCGGATCTTGAATGGCATTTCATCGGCAGGGTGCAGCGTAACAAGGTGCGCAAGATCCTGCCCCTTTTCCAATATATACATGCGGTGGATTCCCTGAGGCTGGCCACGTACATCGATGGCGTGGCGGCGGATCTCGGGCTGCGTCCCAAGGTTTTCCTTCAGGTCGATCAGGCGGGGGAGGAATCCAAGGGCGGCTTCGCAGCCGGGGCGCTTCGCGCGGATTTCCCGGCGATCATGGCACTGCGCAACATCGATGTCGTGGGCTTGATGTCCATCCCGCCCGCTGCTGGCCGTGCGGAGGATTCAAGGCACTGGTTCCGCGGGCTGCGCGAGTTGAGGGACGGGCTAGAATCCTCGTTTTCCGCAAAGCTGCCTTTCCTGAGCATGGGCATGAGCGGTGATTTCCCGGTGGCGGTGGAGGAGGGGGCCACGCATGTACGGGTCGGCTCCGCGATTTTCGGAAAGAGGGAGCACAAGGTGGAGGGGGAGCTTGGATGACATGACCATGAAAAACCTGCGGAATGCATGTGTGATCGGCGAGGAGCTAGCGCTCGCTTTCAGCGATGGGAGCGAGATGTACCTGTCCCTTGCGATGATGAGGAGAGCCTGCCCTTGCGCCCAGTGCCAGGGAGAGCCGGATGCCATGGGACGGGTGAGGCGGCCCGTTGTCGAGCATGGCGCTGGGGCTTTCTCGCTGAAGCGCTTTGAGCTTGTCGGCGGCTATGGCCTGCAGCTTTTCTGGGCCGACGGCCACGGCACCGGCATCTATAGCATCGCGTATCTCGATAAGCTGGCTGCGATGGACTGATTGCAGGCTTTGCCATGGAAAGAAAAAACCCCGGCAAATCCACATGGGATGAGCGGGGTCAGGGTATCCCGTGGTGGGGATATTGTCAGGTTACTCCTCCGGAGGAGTGACCGCCTCAAGGGCTTTCTTTGCTGCCTCAGCGGCATCCGCACCGGCTTCCTCGGCTGCGTCAACGGCACCTTCGACGGCGCCTTCAACGGCACCGGAAGCGGCATCGGACGCATCGTCCTTGGCCTCTTCGACGGCTTCCGCGGCGCTGTCAGCGGCGCCTTCGGCGGCTTCGCCCGCTTCTGCTGCGGCTTCCTTGACTTCTTCCGCAGCGGTATCGGCCATTTCTTTGACTCCCTCGGCAACCTTGTCGGCACCCGAGGACATTTCTTCCGTGACGGTTGGTTTCTCGCATGATGCGAGCGCGAATACGAGTGGTAGTGCAATGGCTGCACTGATGATGTTTGCTTTCATGATGTTTCTTGGTTTAGGTGGCGGGCAAGATGCCCCTACCACCGAAAACACTGACACCTTGGCTGGAGGAGTCAAAGGAATCCGTCATTTTTACGGCATCCGCTACCTGCGCAGCTGTCCCTCGATACGCTCTATCCTCTCCCGCAGGCCTGGCTGTTTCGCGATCTCGGAGGCCACTTTCTTGCAGGCGTGGATGACCGTGCCGTGATCCCTGCCGCCGAAGGATTCGCCGATCTCCACCAGGGAGCTGTGGGTCATGCTGCGGCTCAGATACATGGCGATCTGGCGCGGGAAGGCGATGCTGGCGGGGCGGCGCCGTGAGATCATGTCCGCCATGCGGACGTCGAAGGTTTCCGCAACGGCTCGCTGGATGCCGTCGATGGTCACCTGGCGGCT comes from Akkermansiaceae bacterium and encodes:
- a CDS encoding carboxy terminal-processing peptidase; translated protein: MITPWLRNATLAIGIVALSNPACAQQQADFNEVGRQMAIMLQNSHFARLPYNAELSGKFFDDYLKDLDFQKLYFTQQDVDGFRNKYGERLHTLLLQGNSMEPATEIYALYRQRVGERVALAQELLAGEFDFTGQDSVMMSRKDAAWPADEAEAELIWTRQIKEAVLSETLRRELITKMANEQGKPDPGADDMDPRKKVSLRYKRLLASINDADDEDVANYFLSAVARAYDPHTDYMSYREMNRFKGDMKNELVGIGALLQAEEDGATIIKGIVVGGPADKQGSLKLNDRVVGVDTVNSGTAEGMTDIMFMPIDKVVELIRGKQGTEVGLKVEPSGGAPGATKIVVIERDKVELKDEQASGELIEMKNAKGEVRRIGVITLPSFYADFDEGLTRCSVDVERILMRLMEGKMDGLIFDLRNNGGGSLEEVRRMTGFFVPAGPVVQVKNTLGQVQVKDSDGGKPIYGGPMVVMIDKSSASASEILAGALQDYNRAVVVGDSSTFGKGTVQQPMDIGRMLPLFAVRDKAGFLKVTIQKFYRPSGSSTQMDGVVPNITLPSIMDAIDIGEAHLENALPHDRIRPAADFRALDPQALFLPRLKELSQERVAACRDFTYVIEDVIKAKERIKENTVSLNKAAREKELAEADVQKKERNAERLARFAEISAQDEKRLTFYKLTLDDLEKGADLKAYDPSKENADYMRRAVDATDSLDDTPKWPSGLNPEKREAMHILRDLVDETEKAKMVGLLKGDARER
- a CDS encoding DUF971 domain-containing protein, with translation MTMKNLRNACVIGEELALAFSDGSEMYLSLAMMRRACPCAQCQGEPDAMGRVRRPVVEHGAGAFSLKRFELVGGYGLQLFWADGHGTGIYSIAYLDKLAAMD
- a CDS encoding YggS family pyridoxal phosphate-dependent enzyme produces the protein MSAIPGQLAEIRERISSACRDAGRDPGSARLVAVSKTFPVEDIRVAAEAGQCAFGESRLQEAEAKIPSFPADLEWHFIGRVQRNKVRKILPLFQYIHAVDSLRLATYIDGVAADLGLRPKVFLQVDQAGEESKGGFAAGALRADFPAIMALRNIDVVGLMSIPPAAGRAEDSRHWFRGLRELRDGLESSFSAKLPFLSMGMSGDFPVAVEEGATHVRVGSAIFGKREHKVEGELG